The Hemitrygon akajei unplaced genomic scaffold, sHemAka1.3 Scf000038, whole genome shotgun sequence genomic sequence ctgtgctggtgtgtccaggggtctgacatctccagctgcccatgcgacagtgatgcctcccaatCGGTGGGGTTGCtgtgaaataaacttcagttccccttcagctcagtattacagacaatctttgcctcaaattgtAACTAAATTGTgcttcataaacaaggagaaatgaatctttgtaagttttacctcgattaatagcatcaagtgtttctctcagcactgtgttcaacaaaaagaggtgatcgaatttttcaaccggtagggtctcatctgtcacggacaattcctggatatcgtcattaatcctgtaaatattaaactgctggttataaattgctactctgaactattttacaaatccattcagggtttcagtgaagagcctgtcctaccttctgttccgacaagcttcctcctgaaataaataaaacacaaatctgattagactgggacttactgtccacatcctgaatatCATCCAAagcattacaaggtgttgaaaattcccactcccgcaatcactcacacacacggacaatacagaaccacggagtaaattacagggaaagtttctgaatgtcagaccattactgagaggatgaaacttacagggaagacaggacaggctgtgcattttcatctggatatgacgtcagtgtgataggatggaggaatttaagatcagtgatgtatgtgattgtgtgcgggtggaggaagtacctctatttatggggagacttgtggggagatgtaattccagatggattttaacaaattccacaagaaatttagtgaggaggatgtggaactcgctgccacaggagtggttgaaatggaacagcagagattgaatgtaatggggaggctggataaacacgagagggaccagagatttcggggcactgttgctggttgtggtgagtagatggcaggaggattgtgaagcagggaaattgagaggagaagatgggccgaatggcctggttatgttttgaacgattgaacgttcatttgaatgttatctgtaaaagtaaagagacaataatagtttccctaatctgatggaaaccagatacagaagataagtctgatgtgtgggtcaaattctttgttctcactgattgacaaagaGACCCAATCACCAACCGCACCAgatacactcacagcctgtgactggaaatgggagttaacgagagttttagaggatatttaatgtagaattaaggacacagtcagcagctctgtgttatgatcagagtaaataatttcagagacatttgcattctgtcctgggatgtacagaagttgcgGAAGTTCAGTTTtgggataatagacaataggtgcaggtgtaggccattcggcccttctagccagcgccgccattcactgtgatcatggctgatcatacgcaATCTGTACCCCGATCCTGCCCTCTCACCACATCCCTTgatcccgctatctataagagctctatctaactctctcttgaaagcatccagagacttggcctccactgccttctggggcagagcattccacatatccaccactctctgggtgaaaaagtttttccgcatctctgttctaaatggcctaccccttattcttaaactgtggcctctagttctggactcacccaacaGGGGGAACAGGCTTCCTggctccagcgtgtccaatcacttaataatattattattatgggacaacaacaaccctgaatagatgcatcaattgtctggtgagaaacagtttactgccatttgtaaatgctgtgtgtataagcaatgcatctgttttctgtctgcattgtattctgtgttatgtgtttattaagataaccagtcacgtgagtggggacatggtaaaagcgaagggaaaaaAGTTATGTATccgtactttgttctgggcagaTTTAAGCTGGGGAcgggcggatgtcattctgttcttgaccgctgtgttgcagcttactttacaatgaattaccctgaagtatcatcgcttcaagattgtattttgctaatgaaggactgaaagcgtatcttggacGTTTTGACATGTAATTATTGGAGTGATTGGAGGGCGCATCATGCAGGTATGACAGTTTGTGTGAGGtcgccagcagcggcaattgatttgttagaatcggcctctgtgctgtgtttatttcgaatataccactgttcatttagtgccctttgacagaaacaaattgaaatataatccctcaccgtgagaaatatcacactgtcttttcgatccatctgttcctttaactttgagatttcctcctgaataaaccttatattctcttgaatctcccgaagatttttctccattgggttgagaatcctcttctcttcttccctgagatccctgagtaagctctgctctttctcagtgataatctggcgcagttcagcaaactgggatgtgacgtgggactgaaggctgtgtgactgttcctgtcgaaggaaaggtgaagattaatatactgcattgctgtgctctgtttccttttgtcgttaagttcggtctattggagtccatgctacttctgagcgcattcccgtcaacaccattccctcacgttttcctgaaacctattctcacttaaactcccatctgattcactCACACCCTCCTTTACAGGGTTAACGGTAATTtcccattcatccagcatgtccttgagGTGTGTCGGAATCTctggtggtcacagggagagcatgcaaactccacacagacagcagcagaggtcaggatcgaacccaggtcactggagctgcgatactcggctattctgcattaaatggagcaaagctcgacagtaatatcagaaattccgctcaggaagcctcacccgaactccggaaatcttctctttctgtttctgctccttttcctggaagtctgatttcttttttgtgagagtgtctaaggaagattttagctgatcctggaagtcagagagtgaaggaaatagaaacaaagatgcatcaaaagaaacaggtgatcaaacccgattatcacacaaaatgctggaggaactcagtgagtcaggcagcatctattcagtggaaataaacagtcggtgtttcgggataagacccttcattaggactgggaaggaatgggacagaagccagaatgaaaagaTTGGGTATGAGAGCCaactgacaggtgacgggtgagtcaacgtgagggggaacgtgggggagggtgatgaagtgagaagctgagagggacaggtggaaaagttaaagggctggagaagaaggaatctaatacgagaggacaatcgaccatggaagaaacgggaggaactgggctgtttgcggcacctaatggtgacgagggaggaggttaggagtcaggtgtagcacttgtcccgcttgcaggtgtcggtgccaggaggaagatcagtggggaggagagagtggatcagGACGATACAGTACGGGGAGCGATCCGTATAGAGTGCGGAGagttgtggggaggggtgggtctgGGCTATTggagggagagatgcgtttgctggtagaatcccgttggagatggcggaagttgcgagGTGATGGTAcgtaggacaaaggaaatgtgttaagtgtCAAATTAACTTTAGTTTTACCTTGTaggttttaacagcttctttaatcggcatgaagcggtgctctctgtgttcctgcgcgtctctacagaccagacagatcagtgtcttgtccgtttcacaaaatagcttcagttcttcctcatgttcctcgcagtgacgtttactttccttccctttccgattcaggtttagatttcgagctttttccgccagatttgctaaggcccgattcaccctgagggtgcggtcagcaaacacctctctacattccgggcaggagtttctctcctccctttcccaacaccgtgtgatacaagagcgacagaagttgtgtccacactccagtataaccggatcgatgaagaaatccaggcagacgggacaaattgtctcctcgctcaaactctcggcctgtcctttcgaagccatgttgacTCCCAGCACATCCTGATTCAGAATCCTTTTAcgttcggggagctgctgatcccctgcagtaccgcgattgtccactacacgCGTTGCAGACTCAGGAAATGAACATTATGTTGATGTCTGTGGGAACCGATTGCGGAATCTATATCAGGGAgggatcagaaacagattaagcaggtcggaacagaaatgaaaactcggCCATGGACTGCCCAAGCCCGGCTGTAAAAGGAGGAGGGTAGGGCATGAGGTTAACAACCCCATCCCGTTAAAGCCTAGTGCTGCAGAAACGTCACTGAATCTCCAAAGTCCTtatccctgcggtcggaaggaccttcccctggaaggcGATTGAAGTCGGGTGGGGAAAACAGAGACCacagggccgatcaaccctcggagagctgctgtTGACGGCCTGTATCCCAgtaggcgtgatgggctaaagaagaagcagaacagaaatgaagccggagagaagagcctggttcagtctgaggccggACTGAAAGGGGGCAAGTTCTGaagagaggcacaagagactgcagatgctggaatctcgagtaagaaactcgagggactgagcgggacaggcagcatctgtggagagatatGTAAAATCGACTTTCATTTCGAGATCCTTCCGCTGGATTCTCTCAACCCGAAATCTCGATTGCCAtttccctcagatgctgcctgacccgttcaGTTACTCCAACGGctcgtttttttaaaaaaattttctcTCTCGGTGTAAAGAGAGTCAGACTGGGGTGTAAAACAGGGGTTAAGTAACTATTTAAAACTTAAAAATTGTGCCGTGACAAGACGGATGCTGTGACTGCAGGGGAAAGTACGGGACTGGACATTCCACGTCACAGGGTGGGAAACATTATTTTGGTTGGTGAAGTGCTGAAGAAACTTTCTGACTTTACCCATGTCTGTCCCAGCTCCAGTGAAAGGCCAGTTTCCACAAATCTGGACAGAGCCCAGACGTTATTTGCCATGAAATAGTCATAGGGATAAACCGTGCAATAGGGATAaacccgaggatcagtgagccttctgtcacgcagctgctgtggcacaggcctttgcatctttctccacagatcttcgccagcccacagtccgcaaagaggtgagtgaacgtctcgtctccactgcagtaatctcggggcagcgcgctgtgggagtgatctccgggcatgcagcaaggatcagactgggaggggccctctcgtctccacggcagtaatctcggggcagcgcgctgtgggagtgatctccgggtatgcagcaaggatcagactgggaggggccctctcccCCAGCCAGTTACGGTTTGGCACGATGATTGAAGTAGTTCATCGCCCTCCTGATGAACCGACACAATCTATTATATTCATCCCAGTGCACTCCGGTTGGAGCCCAaccagccactgagcacatcgacatgaaaccctgtcggagtagagcagcgtccatcatcagagatgctcaccacccaggccaggctcttttctcgctgttgca encodes the following:
- the LOC140720237 gene encoding zinc-binding protein A33-like, which gives rise to MPIKEAVKTYKDQLKSSLDTLTKKKSDFQEKEQKQKEKISGVREQSHSLQSHVTSQFAELRQIITEKEQSLLRDLREEEKRILNPMEKNLREIQENIRFIQEEISKLKEQMDRKDSVIFLTEEACRNRRINDDIQELSVTDETLPVEKFDHLFLLNTVLRETLDAINRVSVTLDVETANPRLEVSEDRKSVRWTWIQRNLPDTGKRFTFWDCVLGSEGFTSGRHYWEVEVTGNRFWCLGVAAESVERKRGVRLSPETGFWVIGRVGDVLHRDYDVFRGLLSPGARLPCRSHPRESGNLSQLRVRDSFILQRGDQVPSPHLHWE